A single Lentimicrobiaceae bacterium DNA region contains:
- a CDS encoding LPP20 family lipoprotein, which produces MKKILLSGLLAIFYCMVACSQDTPEWINQRPSENDSYIGINYARKSEKDFINIAKQRALEDIASTIFVNLSGEQSLYSNESNNSFSQEYESRIKTSTAAEIEGYEIVDTYQDATEYWVFIRLNKAVFQKRTEEKIAAKLNNATSFLSGADASLKAANFADVIVNLQMAEIALHDAEKYNFMLQTNASYSSLKKQFFTFCNSFSEKIVIMVLDSVAGYSNFNGGNYSLKAKAVYRISPSNAQPVKGVSFRIHSADCTLHDSLLFSGEDGTIHYTITPSNISKTRFAFSFIPFVKNQSGYFSLPVKSQVSVRFEPFKIILTTDEKTFGTNKSTVLLPALKNRLCNGRFTCVAQEKDAQWIISVSANTRQGGSFDNMCIAYCDITLTIADRFSRNVVFSESLSNIKGVKLNWEDASAEAYKNAMKTIDDKLIPKITGFAGL; this is translated from the coding sequence ATGAAGAAAATTTTACTTTCAGGACTGCTGGCAATTTTTTATTGCATGGTTGCCTGTTCACAGGACACCCCCGAATGGATAAACCAGCGTCCTTCTGAAAACGATAGTTACATAGGAATCAATTATGCCAGAAAATCTGAAAAGGATTTTATAAATATCGCAAAACAAAGGGCGCTCGAAGACATTGCCTCCACTATTTTTGTTAATCTAAGCGGCGAACAATCGTTGTACAGCAACGAAAGCAATAATTCGTTCAGCCAGGAATATGAAAGCCGGATAAAAACCAGTACTGCCGCCGAAATTGAAGGCTACGAAATAGTGGATACTTATCAGGATGCAACAGAATACTGGGTATTCATCCGCTTGAACAAGGCTGTCTTTCAAAAAAGGACTGAAGAAAAAATAGCGGCAAAACTAAACAATGCCACATCTTTCCTTTCAGGTGCAGATGCAAGCCTTAAAGCCGCAAACTTTGCCGATGTTATTGTAAATCTTCAGATGGCTGAAATTGCCCTCCATGATGCCGAAAAATACAATTTTATGCTTCAAACCAATGCCAGTTATTCCTCATTGAAAAAGCAGTTTTTTACTTTCTGCAACTCTTTTTCCGAAAAAATTGTAATCATGGTTTTAGATTCAGTTGCAGGTTATTCCAATTTCAATGGAGGAAATTATTCACTAAAAGCAAAAGCAGTTTATCGCATCAGCCCGTCGAATGCCCAACCGGTTAAGGGAGTTTCCTTCCGGATACACTCTGCCGACTGTACATTGCATGATTCCCTGCTTTTTTCGGGCGAAGATGGCACAATTCATTATACCATTACTCCTTCCAATATCTCTAAAACCAGGTTTGCCTTTTCTTTCATTCCTTTTGTAAAAAATCAGTCTGGTTATTTTTCTCTGCCGGTGAAAAGTCAGGTTTCGGTCAGATTTGAGCCTTTCAAAATCATACTTACGACAGATGAGAAAACATTTGGAACTAACAAGTCAACCGTACTACTTCCAGCATTAAAAAACAGGCTTTGCAACGGAAGGTTCACATGCGTTGCACAGGAAAAAGATGCTCAATGGATTATTTCAGTTTCGGCAAATACCCGTCAGGGAGGAAGTTTTGATAACATGTGCATAGCCTATTGCGACATCACACTTACAATCGCCGACAGGTTTAGCCGTAATGTGGTATTCTCGGAATCCTTGTCAAACATAAAAGGAGTAAAACTCAACTGGGAGGATGCTTCAGCCGAAGCCTACAAAAATGCAATGAAAACCATTGATGACAAACTAATTCCAAAAATAACCGGATTTGCAGGATTGTAA